Proteins encoded in a region of the Petrotoga mexicana DSM 14811 genome:
- the tsaE gene encoding tRNA (adenosine(37)-N6)-threonylcarbamoyltransferase complex ATPase subunit type 1 TsaE, translated as MGSEQPIISYNKLNLKQIQKLGETISKYLFPGAKLLLFGNLGTGKTTLTSYIVNSLSKSPINVTSPTFSLVKVYDTNPTIYHVDLYRLNDPQEIEYLDVFLDPEGVYIIEWANFLDYLTPEERLEIHIAYNEDIKYRDVKIEGFGEKYKEMEANIEKEQ; from the coding sequence TTGGGGAGTGAACAACCTATAATATCTTACAACAAACTCAACCTAAAACAAATCCAAAAATTAGGAGAAACTATTTCTAAATATCTTTTCCCTGGTGCAAAATTATTACTTTTTGGCAATCTGGGAACGGGGAAAACCACATTGACATCGTATATAGTTAACAGTTTGAGCAAAAGCCCAATAAACGTGACAAGCCCTACTTTTTCTCTAGTAAAGGTATATGATACAAATCCAACTATATATCACGTTGATTTGTATAGGTTAAACGATCCTCAAGAGATAGAGTATTTGGATGTCTTTTTGGATCCTGAAGGGGTATATATAATTGAATGGGCGAACTTTTTGGATTATTTAACCCCCGAAGAAAGATTGGAGATTCATATTGCTTACAATGAAGATATTAAGTATAGGGATGTAAAAATCGAAGGATTTGGTGAAAAGTACAAAGAGATGGAGGCTAATATAGAAAAGGAGCAGTAG